One region of Girardinichthys multiradiatus isolate DD_20200921_A chromosome 1, DD_fGirMul_XY1, whole genome shotgun sequence genomic DNA includes:
- the LOC124879567 gene encoding forkhead box protein P3-like, with protein MELHLSENKYCNLAQVISEDRIQPGGIKNPNHIVQHDYTALFPGIECYKYNNIRPPHTYAYLIRWSILESPDKQRTLSEIYNWFTTMFFYFRHNTATWKNAIRHNLSLHKCFIRAEGEKGAVWTVDEAEYQRRKGQKYHRVMGELVPISSGRQMRGGLHPEQVASPSQGNAEKHRTTMHTPIHT; from the exons ATGGAACTTCatctttcagaaaacaaatactgTAATCTG GCTCAGGTCATCAGTGAAGACAGAATCCAACCAGGGGGAATCAAAAATCCAAATCATATAGTCCAACATGACTACACAG CTCTGTTCCCGGGTATTGAATGCTACAAATACAACAACATCAGGCCTCCACACACCTATGCTTACCTGATAAGATGG TCTATCTTGGAGTCTCCAGACAAACAGAGGACTCTGAGTGAGATTTACAACTGGTTTACTACCATGTTCTTCTACTTCAGACACAACACAGCTACATGGAAG AATGCAATACGTCACAATCTCAGCCTTCACAAGTGTTTCATACGAGCAGAAGGAGAAAAAGGAGCTGTCTGGACAGTGGATGAAGCAGAGTACCAGAGAAGGAAGGGACAAAAATATCACcg GGTCATGGgcgaactggtgcctatctccagcggtcgaCAGATGAGAGGCGGgttacaccctgaacaggtcgccagtccatcgcagggcaacgcaGAGAAACAcaggacaaccatgcacacacccattcacacctaa